The Altererythrobacter sp. ZODW24 genome window below encodes:
- a CDS encoding HlyD family efflux transporter periplasmic adaptor subunit: MTRQALWAVGLIGGAIVLAALMIMLRPEPVEQERVEQAPLVETASFAAAAGPLQVQGSGTVQPREEVTIGAEVGGRLTYVNGNFREGSTVGAGTTLFRIDTSDFRNRVRTARADVAAQDVAVLQAQQEVTIAEAELERFAQREARGSALATVVDPDDYASRILPPAGMATEDVKPRASSQPSQLATREPQLRSARAARERAAANLADARLSLSRTSVSAPFSGIVRSETAAVGTLVQAGQALGSIVSTASYEVRVSLTESEAALIPGLLRSNGSRIPASVYSDFGGLTYRWDAFVDRADGILDPETRTIDVFLRVPNPLGGGRLVTGGEDAAEASRAPPLLLGSFVRAEITGASLASYAAISADALRSGNTIWVVRDGKLRILPVRVIQRTDDTAYISTPSLAQGGRLVISSLRTPTDGMPVRMNQVNPAKPAAKKPAANE, translated from the coding sequence ATGACCCGGCAGGCATTATGGGCTGTGGGCCTCATCGGCGGCGCGATTGTGCTCGCTGCCCTGATGATCATGCTGCGGCCAGAACCGGTGGAGCAAGAACGGGTGGAACAAGCTCCGCTGGTAGAAACTGCCAGTTTTGCCGCAGCTGCGGGGCCACTGCAGGTGCAGGGTTCGGGAACTGTGCAGCCGCGCGAGGAAGTGACAATCGGCGCGGAAGTCGGCGGGCGTCTGACCTATGTAAACGGCAATTTCCGCGAGGGCAGCACCGTTGGGGCGGGTACGACCTTGTTCCGCATCGACACCTCCGATTTCCGCAACCGGGTGCGCACTGCGCGCGCCGACGTGGCTGCGCAGGATGTCGCAGTGCTTCAGGCGCAGCAGGAGGTTACCATCGCAGAGGCGGAGTTGGAGCGCTTTGCCCAGCGCGAGGCGCGCGGCAGTGCCTTGGCGACGGTTGTCGATCCTGATGACTATGCGTCACGCATCTTGCCGCCTGCCGGTATGGCCACCGAAGACGTTAAGCCGAGAGCTTCTAGCCAGCCTTCGCAGCTCGCCACGCGCGAGCCGCAATTGCGCTCTGCACGTGCGGCGCGGGAGCGAGCGGCTGCCAATCTCGCCGATGCGCGCTTGTCGCTTTCGCGTACCAGCGTTTCAGCACCCTTTAGCGGCATTGTACGAAGCGAGACCGCAGCCGTAGGCACGCTGGTGCAGGCCGGTCAGGCGCTTGGTTCAATCGTCTCCACTGCCTCCTATGAGGTGCGCGTTTCCCTGACGGAATCCGAGGCGGCGCTGATCCCGGGGCTGCTTCGCAGCAATGGCTCGCGCATTCCGGCGAGTGTCTATTCCGACTTTGGCGGGCTTACTTATCGCTGGGATGCATTTGTCGACCGCGCAGACGGTATCCTTGATCCCGAAACGCGCACCATTGACGTTTTTCTGCGCGTTCCCAATCCGCTTGGTGGCGGACGGCTGGTCACAGGCGGCGAAGATGCCGCTGAGGCATCACGCGCTCCGCCGCTGCTTCTCGGCAGTTTTGTGCGCGCCGAAATTACTGGCGCGAGCCTTGCTTCTTATGCCGCAATCTCCGCCGATGCGTTGCGCTCTGGCAATACCATTTGGGTGGTCAGGGATGGCAAGCTTCGCATCCTGCCTGTTCGCGTGATCCAACGGACCGATGACACGGCCTATATTTCGACGCCGTCGCTGGCGCAGGGCGGACGGCTGGTAATTAGCAGCCTCCGCACGCCAACCGATGGAATGCCGGTTCGCATGAATCAGGTAAATCCGGCGAAGCCGGCCGCAAAGAAACCAGCCGCCAATGAGTGA
- a CDS encoding efflux RND transporter permease subunit → MSEPGEGSPVPDGQARDRFGNVAGDHARERKGFIAFMAKNGVAANLLMMLMLIAGIASYSSIVQEVFPESSLDTVSVSVTYPGATPEEIEESIVQKVEEAVEAIEGVKEITATASEGVGTVNVELELGTDIARALDDVKSEIDQIQTFPVEAEEPDIRELTTRQVVMRIALYGDLPEATLKETAYELEDAIAALPEVSYVQTSAVRQYQIYADVPQDRLRSLGLSLTDVSRTIASSSLDSPAGSIDTNSEEIRIRTVGQNYNQQDFEDIVILTSSSGNILRLGDIATVNDGFEDSDLITRFNDQPVAFVDVYRTSDERVLDVAASVKTLLEDGYSLPTGVSYAVWDDNSELLNDRLSLLLKNAVIGLLLVLVALTLFLDIRLALWTAAGIGITFIGAIFILDWAGSSINMFSLFGFILALGLVVDDAVVVGENIYAERERGRTGVGAAIAGAQRVKVPVLFAVATTITAFSPLLAVGGTIGKLLADIPLVVIAVLSLSLVEALLILPHHLSHLPAAGTAAKSRIMRSLENVQQAVDRRFKAFVEGPLDQALRFTVKAPYVILAGGVALLIFVGAMVPAGIIKFTFFPDIEADVVSATLEMPAGTTIDRTEAVTERIEAAADRAIERFTDEAADDAAFMKATYTTVGMIARSGGPDGNTQTLRPNLANVQLSLVSSTARDVSAAQIEEAWREELGEVPEARSLAISSSLLSVGDPVNVQLSHPDEEVLDRASQQVMASLGRVSGVFDIESDQDEGMREVDLRLKPSARTLGVTLQDVAGQVRAAFFGAEAVRVQRGREDVRVYVRLPEEERNSIADIESFRVRVPGGQVPLGSLANVSFAEAPSVIRREEGRRMTTVSADLDDEVVTGQEVATLLESEIMPAAVDDYPGLQYSFGGEQEEQEESFGDLGSAFGLALLAIYALLAIPFRSYIQPLIIMAAIPFGIIGALLGHLILGIPLAILSMFGIIALSGVIINGALVLIDFMNENLAAGMERGEAVVDAAKSRFRPIMLTAITTFLGVAPITFETSLQAQFLIPMSASLGFGVLFGTVLLILLIPALAILQMRAVDRIQGWFASEEAEPAAEAMTS, encoded by the coding sequence ATGAGTGAGCCCGGCGAAGGCAGTCCCGTGCCGGACGGGCAAGCGCGCGACCGCTTCGGCAATGTCGCGGGCGATCACGCGCGTGAACGCAAGGGTTTCATCGCCTTCATGGCCAAAAACGGGGTCGCTGCGAACCTGTTGATGATGCTGATGCTGATTGCAGGGATCGCATCATATTCGTCGATTGTGCAGGAAGTTTTCCCCGAGAGCAGCCTCGATACAGTATCCGTTTCAGTCACCTATCCTGGCGCCACGCCTGAAGAGATCGAGGAATCGATTGTCCAGAAGGTCGAGGAAGCCGTTGAGGCGATAGAAGGCGTGAAAGAAATTACCGCAACTGCGTCTGAGGGCGTTGGCACGGTCAACGTCGAGCTGGAGCTTGGCACCGATATCGCCCGCGCTCTCGATGATGTGAAATCCGAGATTGACCAGATCCAGACATTCCCGGTCGAGGCGGAAGAGCCAGACATTCGCGAACTTACGACGCGCCAAGTTGTCATGCGGATTGCACTTTATGGTGACCTGCCAGAAGCCACATTGAAAGAGACTGCTTACGAGCTTGAGGATGCCATCGCCGCTTTGCCGGAAGTGAGTTACGTCCAAACCAGCGCCGTGCGCCAATATCAGATTTACGCCGATGTTCCGCAGGACCGATTGCGCTCGCTGGGCCTTTCGCTGACTGACGTTTCGCGGACAATAGCGTCCAGCAGTCTGGATAGTCCGGCAGGCTCGATTGACACCAATAGCGAAGAAATTCGCATCAGAACCGTCGGTCAGAATTACAACCAGCAAGACTTTGAAGACATTGTGATCCTGACGAGCAGTTCGGGCAATATCTTGCGGTTGGGCGACATTGCGACCGTCAATGACGGGTTCGAAGATTCCGATTTGATCACGCGTTTCAATGATCAGCCGGTCGCCTTTGTCGATGTTTACCGCACCAGTGACGAGCGGGTGCTGGACGTCGCGGCATCGGTTAAGACTCTGCTGGAAGACGGTTACAGCCTGCCAACTGGCGTCAGTTATGCGGTTTGGGACGACAACTCCGAATTGCTCAATGATCGCCTGAGCTTGCTCCTCAAGAACGCCGTTATCGGCCTGTTGCTGGTGTTGGTCGCGCTGACGCTGTTCCTCGACATTCGCCTCGCTCTGTGGACAGCTGCGGGCATTGGCATCACCTTCATCGGCGCGATTTTTATCCTCGATTGGGCGGGGTCGAGTATCAACATGTTCTCCCTTTTCGGATTCATTCTGGCCTTGGGGCTGGTGGTCGATGATGCGGTTGTTGTCGGCGAGAATATCTATGCCGAGCGCGAACGTGGGCGAACCGGGGTCGGCGCGGCCATCGCGGGGGCGCAGCGCGTGAAAGTGCCGGTGCTGTTTGCCGTCGCAACCACGATTACCGCTTTCTCGCCGCTGCTCGCAGTTGGCGGAACGATTGGCAAATTGCTGGCGGATATTCCGTTGGTTGTGATCGCAGTGCTTAGCCTTTCGCTGGTCGAAGCTCTGTTGATCCTGCCGCATCACCTGAGCCATCTGCCCGCTGCGGGAACGGCGGCAAAAAGCCGCATCATGCGCTCGCTCGAAAATGTCCAACAAGCCGTCGATCGCCGTTTTAAGGCCTTCGTCGAAGGGCCGCTTGACCAGGCGCTGCGGTTCACCGTGAAGGCGCCTTATGTAATCTTGGCAGGCGGGGTCGCGCTGCTGATCTTCGTGGGCGCGATGGTGCCGGCCGGGATCATCAAGTTCACATTCTTCCCGGATATCGAGGCTGATGTCGTGTCTGCCACACTTGAAATGCCTGCAGGTACGACCATCGACAGGACGGAAGCTGTCACCGAGCGGATCGAAGCCGCTGCGGACCGCGCTATCGAGCGATTTACGGACGAGGCCGCTGACGACGCTGCCTTTATGAAAGCGACCTATACGACGGTCGGGATGATTGCCCGTTCGGGCGGCCCCGATGGTAACACGCAAACTTTGCGGCCCAATCTGGCTAACGTCCAGCTCAGCCTGGTTTCTTCAACCGCGCGCGATGTTTCCGCGGCACAGATCGAAGAAGCATGGCGCGAAGAGCTGGGCGAAGTGCCCGAAGCGCGTTCGCTGGCGATCTCGTCATCGCTGCTTTCCGTAGGTGATCCGGTCAATGTCCAACTGTCTCATCCAGATGAGGAAGTGCTGGACCGAGCTTCGCAGCAAGTCATGGCATCGCTGGGGCGCGTCTCGGGCGTGTTCGACATTGAAAGCGATCAGGACGAAGGGATGCGAGAAGTCGACCTGCGTCTGAAGCCATCAGCGCGCACCTTGGGCGTGACGTTGCAAGATGTTGCGGGTCAGGTGCGTGCGGCATTCTTCGGTGCAGAAGCAGTCAGGGTCCAGCGCGGCCGTGAGGACGTGCGCGTCTATGTGCGCCTGCCCGAAGAAGAGCGCAATTCGATTGCCGACATCGAGAGTTTCCGCGTGCGAGTGCCCGGAGGTCAGGTCCCGCTTGGCAGCCTCGCCAATGTGTCCTTTGCCGAAGCGCCCTCGGTTATCCGCCGCGAAGAAGGCCGCCGGATGACGACGGTCAGCGCCGATCTGGATGATGAAGTGGTCACGGGGCAGGAAGTTGCGACGTTACTCGAAAGCGAGATCATGCCCGCAGCCGTGGATGACTATCCCGGGCTGCAATATAGCTTTGGCGGTGAGCAGGAGGAGCAAGAGGAAAGCTTCGGCGATCTTGGCAGCGCGTTTGGTCTGGCTCTGCTCGCGATCTATGCACTTCTGGCGATACCGTTCCGCTCATACATCCAGCCGCTCATCATCATGGCCGCTATCCCATTCGGGATCATTGGCGCGTTGCTGGGACACCTTATCCTCGGCATTCCGCTCGCCATTTTGTCGATGTTCGGGATTATCGCTCTGTCGGGTGTTATCATCAACGGAGCGCTGGTGCTGATCGACTTCATGAACGAGAATTTGGCCGCCGGAATGGAGCGCGGCGAAGCCGTTGTGGACGCCGCCAAGTCGCGCTTCCGCCCAATCATGCTGACCGCGATCACGACGTTCCTGGGGGTCGCGCCGATCACCTTTGAGACGAGCCTGCAGGCACAGTTCCTTATCCCGATGTCGGCCAGCCTCGGCTTTGGGGTTTTGTTCGGCACGGTATTGCTGATTCTGCTGATCCCAGCACTGGCGATCTTGCAAATGCGCGCGGTCGACCGAATTCAGGGCTGGTTCGCCAGTGAAGAGGCTGAACCGGCGGCAGAGGCGATGACTTCCTAG